The Macaca fascicularis isolate 582-1 chromosome 1, T2T-MFA8v1.1 genome includes a window with the following:
- the DISC1 gene encoding disrupted in schizophrenia 1 protein isoform X9, producing the protein MPGGRDCLPPAACFRRRRLARRPGYMRSSTGPGIGFLSPAVGTLFRVPGGVPGEESHHLESKTRECGLDLGGLLVGSPVSKSAAAPAVTSVRGTSAHFGIQLRGGTRLPDRLSRLCGPGNAGWQQEFAAMDSSETLDTSWEAACSDGARCVQAAGSVPSAELSSNSCNPGCGLEDPPTPPGSHSAFASSFSFIRLSLGSAGERGEAEGCPPSREAESPCQSPQEMGAKAASLDGPHKDPRCLSRPFSLLATQVSEDLAQAAGNSSRPECEMHSLPDMDSGSSSSLDPSLAGCGGDGSSGSEDAHSWDTLLRKWEPVLRDCLLRNRRQVER; encoded by the coding sequence gCGGCCGGGATTGCTTACCACCTGCAGCGTGCTTTCGGAGGCGGCGGCTGGCACGGAGGCCGGGCTACATGAGAAGCTCGACAGGGCCTGGGATCGGGTTCCTTTCCCCAGCAGTGGGCACACTGTTCCGGGTCCCAGGAGGGGTGCCTGGCGAGGAGTCCCACCACTTGGAGTCCAAGACCAGAGAGTGTGGCCTTGACCTGGGAGGCCTCTTGGTTGGGAGCCCTGTTTCCAAGAGCGCAGCAGCCCCTGCTGTGACCTCTGTGAGAGGAACCTCGGCACACTTTGGGATTCAGCTCAGAGGTGGCACCAGATTGCCTGACAGGCTTAGCAggctgtgtggccctgggaaTGCTGGGTGGCAGCAAGAGTTTGCAGCCATGGACAGTTCTGAGACCTTGGACACCAGCTGGGAGGCAGCCTGCAGTGATGGAGCAAGGTGTGTCCAGGCAGCAGGCTCTGTGCCatcagcagagttgagtagcaaTAGCTGCAACCCTGGCTGTGGCCTTGAGGACCCCCCAACCCCTCCTGGCTCTCACAGTGCCTTTGCCTCAAGCTTTAGCTTTATTCGGCTCTCGCTTGGCTCTGCCGGGGAACGTGGAGAAGCAGAAGGCTGCCCACCATCCAGAGAGGCCGAGTCCCCTTGCCAGAGCCCCCAGGAGATGGGAGCCAAAGCTGCCAGCTTGGACGGGCCTCATAAGGACCCTCGATGTCTCTCTCGGCCCTTCAGTCTCTTGGCTACACAGGTCTCAGAGGACTTGGCCCAGGCCGCCGGGAACAGCTCCAGGCCAGAGTGTGAGATGCATTCTTTACCGGACATGGACTCTGGTTCCTCCAGTTCTCTGGATCCCTCactggctggctgtggtggtgatGGGAGCAGCGGATCGGAGGATGCCCACTCTTGGGACACCCTGCTCAGGAAATGGGAGCCAGTGCTGCGGGACTGCCTGCTGAGAAACCGGAGGCAGGTGGAG
- the DISC1 gene encoding disrupted in schizophrenia 1 protein isoform X8, which produces MPGGGPQGAPAAGSGGGVGHRAGGRDCLPPAACFRRRRLARRPGYMRSSTGPGIGFLSPAVGTLFRVPGGVPGEESHHLESKTRECGLDLGGLLVGSPVSKSAAAPAVTSVRGTSAHFGIQLRGGTRLPDRLSRLCGPGNAGWQQEFAAMDSSETLDTSWEAACSDGARCVQAAGSVPSAELSSNSCNPGCGLEDPPTPPGSHSAFASSFSFIRLSLGSAGERGEAEGCPPSREAESPCQSPQEMGAKAASLDGPHKDPRCLSRPFSLLATQVSEDLAQAAGNSSRPECEMHSLPDMDSGSSSSLDPSLAGCGGDGSSGSEDAHSWDTLLRKWEPVLRDCLLRNRRQVER; this is translated from the coding sequence gCGGCCGGGATTGCTTACCACCTGCAGCGTGCTTTCGGAGGCGGCGGCTGGCACGGAGGCCGGGCTACATGAGAAGCTCGACAGGGCCTGGGATCGGGTTCCTTTCCCCAGCAGTGGGCACACTGTTCCGGGTCCCAGGAGGGGTGCCTGGCGAGGAGTCCCACCACTTGGAGTCCAAGACCAGAGAGTGTGGCCTTGACCTGGGAGGCCTCTTGGTTGGGAGCCCTGTTTCCAAGAGCGCAGCAGCCCCTGCTGTGACCTCTGTGAGAGGAACCTCGGCACACTTTGGGATTCAGCTCAGAGGTGGCACCAGATTGCCTGACAGGCTTAGCAggctgtgtggccctgggaaTGCTGGGTGGCAGCAAGAGTTTGCAGCCATGGACAGTTCTGAGACCTTGGACACCAGCTGGGAGGCAGCCTGCAGTGATGGAGCAAGGTGTGTCCAGGCAGCAGGCTCTGTGCCatcagcagagttgagtagcaaTAGCTGCAACCCTGGCTGTGGCCTTGAGGACCCCCCAACCCCTCCTGGCTCTCACAGTGCCTTTGCCTCAAGCTTTAGCTTTATTCGGCTCTCGCTTGGCTCTGCCGGGGAACGTGGAGAAGCAGAAGGCTGCCCACCATCCAGAGAGGCCGAGTCCCCTTGCCAGAGCCCCCAGGAGATGGGAGCCAAAGCTGCCAGCTTGGACGGGCCTCATAAGGACCCTCGATGTCTCTCTCGGCCCTTCAGTCTCTTGGCTACACAGGTCTCAGAGGACTTGGCCCAGGCCGCCGGGAACAGCTCCAGGCCAGAGTGTGAGATGCATTCTTTACCGGACATGGACTCTGGTTCCTCCAGTTCTCTGGATCCCTCactggctggctgtggtggtgatGGGAGCAGCGGATCGGAGGATGCCCACTCTTGGGACACCCTGCTCAGGAAATGGGAGCCAGTGCTGCGGGACTGCCTGCTGAGAAACCGGAGGCAGGTGGAG